A genomic region of Zea mays cultivar B73 chromosome 6, Zm-B73-REFERENCE-NAM-5.0, whole genome shotgun sequence contains the following coding sequences:
- the LOC100147735 gene encoding filamentation temperature-sensitive H 2B isoform X1 encodes MALPSMSLVAKGVLPFSARTSSGVTQRPVSVTASLEHKTSDARRKFLKLALGNLGVGLPTLLGAKKALADEQGVSSSRMSYSRFLEYLDKDRVKKVDLFENGTIAIVEAISPELGNRVQRVRVQLPGLSQELLQKLREKNIDFAAHSNQEDSGSLLFNLIGNLAFPLILIGGLFLLSRRAQGGLGGPNGPGFPLGFGQSRAKFQMEPNTGVTFDDVAGVDEAKQDFMEVVEFLKKPERFTAVGARIPKGVLLVGPPGTGKTLLAKAIAGEAGVPFFSISGSEFVEMFVGVGASRVRDLFKKAKENAPCIVFVDEIDAVGRQRGTGIGGGNDEREQTLNQLLTEMDGFEGNTGIIVIAATNRADILDSALLRPGRFDRQVSVDVPDVRGRTEILKVHGSNKKFDSDVSLDVIAMRTPGFSGADLANLLNEAAILAGRRGRTAISSKEIDDSIDRIVAGMEGTVMTDGKSKSLVAYHEVGHAICGTLTPGHDPVQKVTLVPRGQARGLTWFIPMDDPTLISRQQLFARIVGGLGGRAAEEVIFGEPEVTTGAAGDLQQITGLAKQMVVTFGMSEIGPWSLMEGGAQSGDVIMRMMARNSMSEKLAEDIDSAVKQLSDEAYEIALRHIRNNREAIDKIVEVLIEKETVTGDEFRAILSEFAEIPVENRVPPATPAAALPA; translated from the exons ATGGCGCTGCCATCCATGAGTCTTGTGGCAAAGGGTGTGCTTCCCTTCTCAGCACGTACCTCGAGTGGTGTCACACAAAGGCCGGTGTCAGTGACTGCTTCCTTGGAGCACAAAACCAGCGATGCCAGAAGGAAGTTCCTAAAACTTGCGCTTGGGAACCTTGGAGTTGGACTGCCCACCTTGTTGGGCGCTAAGAAAGCTCTCGCTGATGAGCAAGGCGTCTCGTCCTCGAGGATGTCTTATTCGAGGTTCCTTGAGTATCTTGACAAGGATAGAGTGAAGAAGGTTGATTTGTTTGAGAATGGGACAATTGCTATTGTGGAGGCCATTTCTCCTGAGCTTGGTAACCGCGTGCAAAGAGTCCGTGTGCAGCTTCCTGGTCTAAGCCAGGAGCTTCTTCAAAAGTTGAGGGAGAAGAACATCGATTTTGCTGCTCACAGCAACCAGGAGGACTCTGGTTCTCTTCTGTTCAACCTTATTGGAAATTTGGCATTCCCGCTTATCCTTATCGGTGGTCTGTTTTTACTTTCAAGAAGGGCACAGGGTGGCCTCGGTGGACCCAATGGTCCTGGCTTTCCCCTTGGTTTTGGTCAATCTAGGGCCAAGTTTCAGATGGAACCCAACACTGGTGTTACATTTGATGATGTTGCTGGTGTCGATGAAGCGAAGCAAGACTTCATGGAAGTGGTTGAGTTCTTGAAGAAACCCGAAAGGTTCACTGCTGTTGGTGCTCGCATTCCTAAGGGTGTTCTGCTTGTCGGTCCTCCTGGGACGGGTAAAACTTTGCTTGCCAAGGCAATTGCAGGAGAGGCTGGCGTGCCATTTTTCTCAATTTCAGGTTCTGAATTTGTGGAGATGTTTGTTGGTGTTGGAGCTTCCAGAGTTCGTGACCTTTTCAAGAAGGCCAAGGAGAATGCTCCTTGCATAGTGTTTGTTGATGAAATTGATGCTGTTGGAAGGCAAAGAGGTACAGGTATTGGTGGTGGAAATGATGAAAGGGAGCAGACTCTCAATCAACTACTAACTGAGATGGATGGTTTCGAGGGCAACACTGGAATTATTGTTATTGCTGCCACTAACCGGGCTGACATATTGGATTCCGCTTTACTTAGACCTGGGCGTTTTGATAGACAG GTGTCTGTCGACGTTCCTGATGTACGTGGAAGGACAGAGATTCTAAAAGTGCATGGTAGCAACAAGAAATTTGATTCTGATGTTTCTCTTGATGTCATAGCAATGAGAACACCTGGGTTCAGCGGAGCAGACTTGGCAAACCTTCTGAATGAAGCAGCCATTCTGGCTGGAAGACGGGGAAGGACAGCAATTTCTTCAAAAGAGATTGATGATTCTATTGACAGAATTGTAGCTGGTATGGAAGGGACCGTGATGACAGACGGGAAGAGCAAAAGTCTTGTTGCTTACCATGAAGTTGGGCATGCAATTTGCGG AACTTTGACGCCTGGCCATGATCCTGTCCAAAAGGTTACCTTAGTTCCAAGGGGTCAAGCTCGTGGTCTTACATGGTTTATCCCGATGGATGACCCAACACTCATCTCCAGGCAGCAACTTTTTGCCAGAATTGTTGGCGGCCTTGGTGGTAGAGCTGCTGAGGAGGTCATATTTGGAGAGCCTGAGGTGACCACTGGAGCTGCTGGTGACTTGCAGCAAATTACTGGCTTAGCCAAGCAG ATGGTTGTGACATTCGGTATGTCTGAAATTGGTCCATGGTCTCTGATGGAGGGTGGAGCGCAGAGTGGGGACGTCATCATGAGAATGATGGCAAGGAACTCCATGTCAGAGAAGCTCGCGGAGGACATTGATTCGGCCGTGAAGCAGTTGTCGGATGAGGCCTACGAGATCGCTTTGAGGCACATTAGAAACAACAGGGAGGCCATTGACAAAATCGTTGAGGTGCTCATTGAGAAGGAGACAGTGACCG